A segment of the Verrucomicrobiota bacterium genome:
GAAAATAATGATATTCTTATAATGGTTGATGGAGAGAAGCTTCCTCAATTTCGACCCGACTACTCAATCACCCCTTATTTTCAAAAATTAATTCGTCGGAAAAAACCGGGTGAGATTATTTTGGCTGAGGTTATTCGTGGTGAGGAAAGGAAATCTTTCTCAATAACGGTGGGTGCCGGCCCCAAGAATGTGCGCGAAGCCGCCTATCGTTACTATGAAAAACTTGGCTTTACGATCCGTGAATTTTTACTGACTGACGGAATCAACCTCCGGTTGCCTAAGGACGAAATGAAAGGAGCCATTGTAAATTTCGTCAAACGAAGCTCGGCCGTCGAAACCGCGGGTCTAAGAAATGGAGATTGGATCAAACAAGTGGAAGGTGTTGCCATTGATTCCTACGAGGATGTACTTGAGATTTTGGATAGAGTTGAAGCGGATAAAGAAAAGTCAGAATTTGTTCTGCTTGTTGAACGCAATAACGAGACCTCTTTTGTCCGTGCTCAGTTAAAATAGTAAAACGTTGTTATGTTTACAGGAATCGTAGAGGAGACCGGTACTATCCTTAGCTTTGAGCGAGATGATGCGGCGTCCTGTGTCTTGAAGCTTTCTGCCAGCAAAGTGTTGGAAGATATTGTACTAGGCGACAGTATTGCGGTGAACGGTTGTTGTTTGTCTGCCACTTTTTTTGATAAGAACTCAGGGGAAATTCACTTTGACGTTCTTGAGGAAACCAAGCGCTTAACTTCATTTGCCAATCTCGACGGAGGTAGTCTTGTGAACCTCGAACGGAGTTTATCGTTCAACGGAAAAGTGGGAGGACACTTTGTAACGGGACACATTGATGCCACGGGTCAAATTGAATTGTTCGAGCAACGAGGTAATGATTATTTCCTGCGTGTTTCGATCCCAGAAGAACAATCAAAATATGTGATTATGAAGGGCTCAATTGCTCTGGATGGAATTTCCTTAACTGTTGCCGAAGTAACAAATCGCAGCTTGGCTGTTTGGTTGATTCCTATGACTATGGCATTAACCAACCTAAGCCAAAAGAAGATCGGTGATTTAATGAACCTTGAATTTGATATGCTTGGGAAATATGTAGAATCCTTAACCCTGGGTAAAAGCAATGCGGACACAAATTGAATTAGTCATCGATGAGTTGAAGCGCCTCAAGCAGGAGGGCGTTGAGGGGATCTACATTGGTGATTCTACTTTGTCTGATTTGCGGGAAAAGGTGAGTGCCGTCCATTCCGCGGCGTCACCTGAATCGATTGATTCAGCCGTTGAAGATCCTGCTCAACCCTACGTATCGAAAAAGTCGAATCAGAAGGGAGAATCTTTGCAGGATCTTGTAAAAGGAAGACCGATCCAGAAGGCTGTCGAAAAAGCAAAAACTCAAGTGGCTCTCAATCAACATGGGAAACCAATACCCGCTATTCCTGTGGCCGCGCCCGAAATCAATTTACCCGAAGGGGATAAGCAAATGCGTTGGGATGCATTGAGGGAAATTGTTCTAAATGACCCTATTTGTAAGGAGCATCTGAATCCAGGTTCTCAGGTTGTTTTTGGTGTGGGCAATATAGATGCCGAAATCTTTTTCTGCGGTGAAGCGCCCGGTGGTGATGAGGAAAAGCAAGGCGAACCTTTTGTTGGAAGAGCAGGGGAGTTGCTATCCAAAATTATCACGGCGATGGGTTTGAGTCGTGAAACGGTTTATATTGGCAATATTATGAATTGGCGGCCTGAGATGCCGACGCCGGTAGGAAATCGTCCGCCTACGCCTGAAGAAATGGCTTACTGTCTTCCTTACCTTAAAGCGCAGATCGAGGTGGTTCAGCCCAAGGTGATTGTTGCCCTTGGAATGACTGCAGTGAACGGTTTATTGGGCCCGGATCCTAAGCGCAGGATGGGTGAAATTCGCGGTCAGTTTTTTGATTTTGATAATACCTCAATGTTGGTGACCTATCATCCCTCTTACCTTCTTCGTTATGCGACTATGAAAACCAAACGTTTGGTTTGGGAGGACATGCTTTTGGTGATGGAACGGATTGGGATGTCGGTTTCGGAAAAACAAAAAGGGTTTTTCCAATAACAGCCACTTATGGAATGGCTGGTTCAATTGACATGGTATTTATACACCCTGACTTTTCAGATTTGCCCGAGTCGTTGAAGCAGGTGATATTTGAACCGCAATTATTAAGCGAGGCGGGTCTTTTAACCAAAGAACTTCGCGGTCGTGGAGCTACCTATTTTTTTAAGCTTCGCGAGGATGCATATGTACTACGTCATTATTGGCGAGGCGGTTGTGCGCGTCATCTTTCCAAAGACAAATATGTTTGGATGGGATTGACGAGAACACGTTCCTACTGCGAGTGGAGGCTGCTCGAGGAACTCGAGTCACTTAAGTTGCCCGCCCCACGAAGGGTTGCTTTGAGAATCCTTCGCAGCGGTTTGTTTTACCGGTCTGATATTGTTACAAAAGAAATAAGGGAAAGCCTGTCTCTTTCTGCTACCCTAAAAGTGGAAGACCTTGAAAGATCAGTGTGGATGAGGATTGGAAGAACGATTCGCCTGTTTCACGATCATAACGTTTTTCACAAGGATCTGAACGCAAGTAATATTTTACTGACCTTGAAATACTGCTACCTTATCGATTTTGATCGAGCTGGAATCCAGGTAGGCAACGGATGGAAGTCGGGTACCCTCAATCGTCTGAAACGGTCACTTGAAAAATTCGCTACAAACGAAACCACTTTCCATTACGATCCTGGAAAATGGATGTCCTTAATGGACGGATACCAACAGATGGGTGAAGGCTAAATATTACTCGTGTCGCAACGCGTCGATCGGATCCAGACGTGAAGCCATGAAGGCTGGGTAGAGTCCGAAAATTACCCCAATCGCGGCTGACACACCCAGCGAAACAGCAACAATCCAGGTCTTGATGATGGTGGTCATATTGAATTTTTCCTGGACCACTTCACAGACGCCGTAGGCGATGGCGATGCCGATGGCACCACCCATGACGCTCAAAACCACTGCCTCGATCAGGAATTGAATTAATACGTCCGTGCTTCGTGCACCGACGGCTACGCGGATGCCAATCTCACGGGTACGTTCTGTAACAGAAACCAACATGATATTCATGATTCCAACACCTCCCACGATCAGTGAGACCGCTGCTACGATTGTCAGGAATGTGGTCATGGTTTGAGTTGTGGATGTGAATGCCTCGGTCAACTCAGACTGACTGCGGACGGTAAAGTCATCCTCCTGTCCATCGATCAGTTTATGAGCCTGCCGCAGGGTATCTGTAATTTCTATCTGTGCCGCCTCCATCGTGCTGACATCCGTGGCGCTGGCGTAAATCATACTGACATATTGGGAATCTCCCCGGAGACGAAAAGCCGCTGTGGTTAAGGGAACGAGGATAGTGTCGTCCTGATCCTGGCCGCCTGAACTTTGACCCTTTGCCTTTAAGACGCCGATTATTTTAAAAGGTGTTTTTTGAACGCGGATGGTTTGTCCTACCGGACTCACCCCACCGTACATGTTTTCGACCACGGAGGCACCCAACACGGCAACCTTGGTCTTTGCCCTAATGTCCCTTTCGGTGAACATGGTTCCATCTTCAACCTCCCAGCTCTTAATGGTCAGAAATTCGGGGTCTACCCCCTGTACATTGGTAAACCAATTGGTTCCACCCCCGATGACCTGACCGCTTGACTGGACGATCCCGGAAACGGCCATTACCAAGCTGCTCTGTTCTCTGATTTTTTCGACGTCCGTAACAAACAAAGTACGCGAACTACCGGCACCTCTGCGAATACCTCCCATCGAATTCGATTCGGAACGTATCATCAGCAGATTGGTGCCCAGCGAATTGATACGGTCTTCGATATTCTGTTGAGCACCATCGCCAATAGCTCGCATGACGATAACTGCGCCGACCCCGATGATGATACCTAACATGGTCAGGATGCTTCGGGTACGGTTTTTCATTAAGCTCCCTTGAGCTATGGCAAGTAGTTTAAAAAATTTCATACAATTCTCCTATATTCCAATTACGCCGGAAAATTCGGCTAGTTCTTTTTTAGCGTTTCCTCGATCCTTGACTTGTGTATCCTGGACAACGAGGCCATCGCGCATTTCTACCACTCGTTTGGTAAAGCGGGCAATATCAGGTTCGTGAGTAACCACGATGATCGTGATACCCTGATCATTAAGCTCTTGAAAAAGTCCCATCAGGTCGAGGGAGGTGCGTGAGTCCAGATTCCCGGTAGGTTCATCCGCCAGAATCAAGGCGGGGTCATTGACAAGTGCACGGGCCACGGCAACGCGTTGCTGTTGGCCACCTGACAACTGCTGCGTCTGGTGATCCATGCGGTTGCCGAGTCCCACCCGCTCCAGGCACTGAGCGGCCTTTGTTTTCGGATTTATTTTGGATTTAGAGCGCTGGTACACCAGAGGTAGGCCAGTGTTTTCCAAGGCGGTAGTCCGGGATAGTAAATTGAATCCCTGAAATACAAACCCGATTTTTTGGTTTCTGATATCGGCCAGTTGATTACGGGAGAGCTTATTCACGGGTATTCCATCCAGCAGGTAAGAGCCCTCAGTCGGTTTGTCCAAACAACCGATAATATTCATGAAGGTGGACTTTCCGGAGCCGGACGCTCCCATGATACTGACAAATTCTCCAGGGCTGATGGTCAGATTTACGCCACGGAGCGCATGAACCGGCTCTGCCAGCTCATAGGTTTTCTTTAAATCGATTGTTTTAATGACTTCTTCCATGATGTTTGATCAATGGATTAGAATGGGCGACCACCACCACCACCAGGACCACCTCGGCCACGTCCATCACCACCACCTCCAAAGGGGTTAACCGGTCGTGCCGATTCAGGGGCCGTTGACGGAGTCAGTACTTTGGTAATTATTTCCCGACCTTCCGGTAGCTCTTCATCACGCAATGCCATGATCTCGGTTGTAATGCCATCGGTGACGCCAGTTCGAACGGGCATCATGGCGAGTTTACCGGCATCATCCTTATACCAGAGAACTCCAATGGCTGGCCGGGTTCCTCGAGCACCGCCGCCTCCAGGGCCACCAGCGCCGCCGCCAGGAAAACCGCCGCCGCCAGGAAAACCGCCGGCACCAGCAAATCCGCCACCGCCTTCTCCACGTTGTCTCCTTTGTCCGCCTTCAGCGCCAGCTTGACCACCTTGTCCGCGTTGGCGGGTTTCCCCACCAGCTGTAGCATCGCCGCCAGCTTCTCTTCTGGCCAGGGCTTCTTCCCTGATTTTTGTCTGAGCGGCCACCATTTCATCGCTCGCTTTTAAACTGAGAGCTGCGGAGGGGACTGATAATACGTCCTCAACTTCCTCCACGACAAAATCGAGTGTTGCTGTCATTCCAGGCAGTAGAACATTTCCTTCGTTTTCCGTCTCAACCACTACGGTATAGTTCACCACGTTTTGAATCACCGATGGTTGAAGGCGGATCTCAGTTACATTTCCGGTAAATTTTCTTTCAGGATAGCTGGCTACGGTAAATCTGACATCCTGGCCTTCTTTTATTTGTCCGATGTCACTCTCGTCAATATTCGCGAGTATTTCCATGAGAGCCAAATCTTCCGCAATAATAAAGAGCCGTGGTGTGTTAAGGCTGGCCGCGACAGTCTGGCCTTTTTCCACATTGCGGTCGATAACGACCCCGCTAATGGGTGCTCTGATTTCGGTAAACTCCCGACTGCGCTTTATGCGTTCAAGGGACGCTTCCGCACTGAGCACGTTGGCTTCCGCTGTTTCTCTACCGATATCGTAGTTGAGGAAGTCATTGCCTGAGAGGAAGCCTTTTTCATAGACTGGAAAAAACCTGTCGTATTCTGTTTGCGCACGCCTGAGCATGGCTTTTTGACGCATGAGATCTGCTTCGGCACTTTTGACCTGGGCGTCCAGGACGGATGGATCAATGAGAGCTATGAGTTGTCCTTTTTTAACTGTGTCGTTAAAATCAGCATACACTTCTTCGATAGTACCAGATACCTGGGTCCCAACTTCTACCAGTTCCCGGGCGACCAAGGTGCCGGTGGCAGTAATCATATTGAGGATGTTTTTCTTCTCAATCTTGCCGTAGGTGTATTGAGGGCCAACCGCCGTTTTATCTCCCTTTTGGATGTAATAACGGTAGCCGCCGTAGCCAAGGCCGGCCAGGAGGATAATGATGATGATCGCTTTTTTCATAAAATTTATCGGAGTTCGGGGACTTGGGTATTCAATTTGTTAATAAGAAAAGTTTCCAGAGTGCCGTCTTGCAAAGTTATATCCAGACGGTTGGTGAATAGATTAAACCAGGACTCCTCAACTGCCACTGCGGCATCCAGTCGGGTAGAGAGAAGGCTGTTCACATCGAGTAGAGTTGCAGCTCCTGCATCATACCGTGCTTGTTCCGCCTCAAGAGCTGCATCGGCTGAGAGCAGTTGGTCCTGTGAAAATGCAAGTTGGGCTTGGGCGGTGTTGAAATCGAGAACTGCCTGAAGCAAGTCGGTTCGAGCTCCTTGTTTCAAGTCGACCATGTCGATTTCTTCCTGTCTTTGTTGAAGGGTGGCACGAGCCACATTGGTACTGGTCCTGCGACGATCAAATATGGGAATTGAGAGGGTAAGTCCGCCTGAGAGTTCTGGTTCGGTTTTGAAATATTGGCTGACTATTCCTTCTCTTCTATTCTGACTGGAATAGCTGGTCCTCAAGCTTGCTGAAGCTGTGAGCGATGCTTTTCCCCCGGACTCGGCGATCCGTATATTTTGGTTGGCCGCCTCCAGCCGATATTCCTGGGCCAACAAATCCGGGCGTTCAAGGATTCGTCCCCAAGATGATTCTACATTGGGCTCGGTCAGATAATCGTTATTTCCCCATCCGCTGTTCTCTATATCTAAAATGATTTCTGTTTCAGGAGGCAGAAGCAAAAGCTCCTTAAGGAAATATAGACTGCGTTGATGGGTTTGTTTTGCTTGGGCAAGACGTCGTTCACTGTCTGCTACCAGTGATTTCTGTCGAAGTACGTCAGCTTCAATACGGATCTGGTTTTCGAAGCTAAGAATAATCCTATCGAGGTTTTCTTGTCTCGATGCTAGCTCTTCTGTCTGAATTCCTATCTCCTTATACCTAAGGATGGCTTCCATATAGCGGAAAATGGAATTGAATAGAATGACCTGTCGCGAGCGACTCAGATCACCAAAGCTTGCTTCGAGGGAAGCTTTTGCCTGGTTGATAGACGCTTCTCTCCCTCCACCTGTCCAAAGCT
Coding sequences within it:
- a CDS encoding riboflavin synthase — encoded protein: MFTGIVEETGTILSFERDDAASCVLKLSASKVLEDIVLGDSIAVNGCCLSATFFDKNSGEIHFDVLEETKRLTSFANLDGGSLVNLERSLSFNGKVGGHFVTGHIDATGQIELFEQRGNDYFLRVSIPEEQSKYVIMKGSIALDGISLTVAEVTNRSLAVWLIPMTMALTNLSQKKIGDLMNLEFDMLGKYVESLTLGKSNADTN
- a CDS encoding uracil-DNA glycosylase, translating into MRTQIELVIDELKRLKQEGVEGIYIGDSTLSDLREKVSAVHSAASPESIDSAVEDPAQPYVSKKSNQKGESLQDLVKGRPIQKAVEKAKTQVALNQHGKPIPAIPVAAPEINLPEGDKQMRWDALREIVLNDPICKEHLNPGSQVVFGVGNIDAEIFFCGEAPGGDEEKQGEPFVGRAGELLSKIITAMGLSRETVYIGNIMNWRPEMPTPVGNRPPTPEEMAYCLPYLKAQIEVVQPKVIVALGMTAVNGLLGPDPKRRMGEIRGQFFDFDNTSMLVTYHPSYLLRYATMKTKRLVWEDMLLVMERIGMSVSEKQKGFFQ
- a CDS encoding 3-deoxy-D-manno-octulosonic acid kinase; protein product: MAGSIDMVFIHPDFSDLPESLKQVIFEPQLLSEAGLLTKELRGRGATYFFKLREDAYVLRHYWRGGCARHLSKDKYVWMGLTRTRSYCEWRLLEELESLKLPAPRRVALRILRSGLFYRSDIVTKEIRESLSLSATLKVEDLERSVWMRIGRTIRLFHDHNVFHKDLNASNILLTLKYCYLIDFDRAGIQVGNGWKSGTLNRLKRSLEKFATNETTFHYDPGKWMSLMDGYQQMGEG
- a CDS encoding ABC transporter permease; this translates as MKFFKLLAIAQGSLMKNRTRSILTMLGIIIGVGAVIVMRAIGDGAQQNIEDRINSLGTNLLMIRSESNSMGGIRRGAGSSRTLFVTDVEKIREQSSLVMAVSGIVQSSGQVIGGGTNWFTNVQGVDPEFLTIKSWEVEDGTMFTERDIRAKTKVAVLGASVVENMYGGVSPVGQTIRVQKTPFKIIGVLKAKGQSSGGQDQDDTILVPLTTAAFRLRGDSQYVSMIYASATDVSTMEAAQIEITDTLRQAHKLIDGQEDDFTVRSQSELTEAFTSTTQTMTTFLTIVAAVSLIVGGVGIMNIMLVSVTERTREIGIRVAVGARSTDVLIQFLIEAVVLSVMGGAIGIAIAYGVCEVVQEKFNMTTIIKTWIVAVSLGVSAAIGVIFGLYPAFMASRLDPIDALRHE
- a CDS encoding ABC transporter ATP-binding protein yields the protein MEEVIKTIDLKKTYELAEPVHALRGVNLTISPGEFVSIMGASGSGKSTFMNIIGCLDKPTEGSYLLDGIPVNKLSRNQLADIRNQKIGFVFQGFNLLSRTTALENTGLPLVYQRSKSKINPKTKAAQCLERVGLGNRMDHQTQQLSGGQQQRVAVARALVNDPALILADEPTGNLDSRTSLDLMGLFQELNDQGITIIVVTHEPDIARFTKRVVEMRDGLVVQDTQVKDRGNAKKELAEFSGVIGI
- a CDS encoding efflux RND transporter periplasmic adaptor subunit, translated to MKKAIIIIILLAGLGYGGYRYYIQKGDKTAVGPQYTYGKIEKKNILNMITATGTLVARELVEVGTQVSGTIEEVYADFNDTVKKGQLIALIDPSVLDAQVKSAEADLMRQKAMLRRAQTEYDRFFPVYEKGFLSGNDFLNYDIGRETAEANVLSAEASLERIKRSREFTEIRAPISGVVIDRNVEKGQTVAASLNTPRLFIIAEDLALMEILANIDESDIGQIKEGQDVRFTVASYPERKFTGNVTEIRLQPSVIQNVVNYTVVVETENEGNVLLPGMTATLDFVVEEVEDVLSVPSAALSLKASDEMVAAQTKIREEALARREAGGDATAGGETRQRGQGGQAGAEGGQRRQRGEGGGGFAGAGGFPGGGGFPGGGAGGPGGGGARGTRPAIGVLWYKDDAGKLAMMPVRTGVTDGITTEIMALRDEELPEGREIITKVLTPSTAPESARPVNPFGGGGDGRGRGGPGGGGGRPF
- a CDS encoding TolC family protein; this translates as MPRIIFLLLLLACSVGTVSGQAPEIENRSTRTLALSDVISLALNRNLTLERSKIQIELRENDLLFAEADSQANLTGSVGGNLRYFGNGTDSVWEDGSNTKSLSGSLNSSLELWTGGGREASINQAKASLEASFGDLSRSRQVILFNSIFRYMEAILRYKEIGIQTEELASRQENLDRIILSFENQIRIEADVLRQKSLVADSERRLAQAKQTHQRSLYFLKELLLLPPETEIILDIENSGWGNNDYLTEPNVESSWGRILERPDLLAQEYRLEAANQNIRIAESGGKASLTASASLRTSYSSQNRREGIVSQYFKTEPELSGGLTLSIPIFDRRRTSTNVARATLQQRQEEIDMVDLKQGARTDLLQAVLDFNTAQAQLAFSQDQLLSADAALEAEQARYDAGAATLLDVNSLLSTRLDAAVAVEESWFNLFTNRLDITLQDGTLETFLINKLNTQVPELR